A section of the Kluyveromyces lactis strain NRRL Y-1140 chromosome F complete sequence genome encodes:
- the PDB1 gene encoding pyruvate dehydrogenase (acetyl-transferring) subunit E1 beta (highly similar to uniprot|P32473 Saccharomyces cerevisiae YBR221C PDB1 E1 beta subunit of the pyruvate dehydrogenase (PDH) complex which is an evolutionarily-conserved multi-protein complex found in mitochondria) translates to MMMLSNTFKRAVPSVVQSMRFASTKTMTVREALNSAMAEEMDRDDDVFIIGEEVAQYNGAYKVTKGLLDRFGERRVVDTPITEMGFTGLAVGAALKGLKPIVEFMSFNFSMQAMDQVINSAAKTYYMSGGTQKCQIVFRGPNGSAVGVAAQHSQDYSAWYGSVPGMKVLVPYSAEDARGLLKAAIRDPNPVVFLENELLYGQSFEVSEESLSTDFTLPYKAKVEREGSDISIISYTRNVQFSLEAAEILSKQYGVSAEVINLRAIRPLDVEAIINTVKKTNHLITVESTFPAFGVGAEIIAQIMESEAFDYLDAPIQRVTGAEVPTPYAKELEDFAFPDPDTIVRAAKSVLSIE, encoded by the coding sequence ATGATGATGCTTTCTAACACTTTTAAGAGGGCTGTTCCTTCTGTGGTTCAATCCATGAGATTTGCTTCTACCAAGACCATGACCGTCAGAGAAGCTTTGAATTCTGCCATGGCCGAAGAAATGGACCgtgatgatgatgttttcaTCATTGGTGAAGAAGTTGCTCAATATAATGGTGCTTACAAGGTTACCAAGGGTTTATTGGACCGTTTCGGTGAAAGAAGAGTTGTTGACACTCCAATTACCGAAATGGGTTTCACTGGTTTGGCTGTTGGTGCCGCTTTGAAGGGTTTAAAGCCAATTGTTGAATTCATGTCTTTCAACTTCTCCATGCAAGCTATGGATCAAGTCATTAACTCCGCTGCTAAGACTTACTATATGTCCGGTGGTACTCAGAAATGTCAAATCGTTTTCAGAGGTCCAAACGGTTCTGCTGTCGGTGTTGCTGCTCAACATTCCCAAGATTATTCTGCTTGGTACGGTTCTGTTCCAGGTATGAAGGTTTTGGTTCCATACTCTGCTGAAGATGCTAGAGGTTTGTTGAAGGCTGCCATTCGTGATCCAAACCCAGTTgttttcttggaaaacgAATTGTTATACGGTCAATCTTTCGAAGTCTCTGAAGAATCTCTGTCTACTGATTTCACTTTGCCATACAAAGCAAAGGTTGAAAGAGAAGGTTCTGATATCTCTATCATCAGTTACACCAGAAATGTTCAATTCTCTTTGGAAGCTGCTGAAATTTTGTCTAAGCAATACGGTGTTTCTGCTGAAGTTATCAATTTGAGAGCCATTAGACCTTTGGATGTTGAAGCTATCATCAACACTGTCAAGAAGACCAACCACTTGATTACTGTTGAATCTACTTTCCCAGCTTTCGGTGTTGGTGCTGAAATTATCGCTCAAATTATGGAATCTGAAGCCTTCGATTATTTGGATGCTccaattcaaagagttaCTGGTGCTGAAGTCCCAACTCCTTATGCTAAGGAATTAGAAGATTTTGCTTTCCCAGACCCTGACACCATTGTCAGAGCTGCTAAAAGTGTTTTGTCTATTGAATGA
- the TDP1 gene encoding tyrosyl-DNA phosphodiesterase 1 (weakly similar to uniprot|P38319 Saccharomyces cerevisiae YBR223C TDP1 Tyrosine-DNA Phosphodiesterase) produces the protein MGVRDTVRSHWATLGTKSDSKPVVPTTIGSGRNVSTAAPVAATAPVYSPFKVVKSVIFDGDSRQPDMFELNDVLSDPSLNEVWLFSFGFQINLIMSPIKDHVKVHIVGQLNTINSEQPISHYANLKVHRVDIPSPWGCHHSKIIFSFHQNGTMRMHVPSFNLSREEMNLVQQTVWTSPLLYEKSETVPKKKSRFEDELLEYLNSYSSYTSLYGLIASLKRYKWHVLDEQNCQFVYSTPYNGGLTQLKSCLRASGMKLHGDEEDDDLSFVNLFIQVSSMGNPFRKKFDLLQDVMIPYLYTDWFEKDGYDKKLKSKEYTTPFLAHSTLVWPTKTEIKECMTQGLSANWFFYKRSEQTERKVVPCLRKHVPLPTNATQSDKNRHMVPSHTKYYIQFTDENTLKRPDWILLTSHNLSQAAWGPSPLKKPTNYECGILYTTTMGRNKVRLTLASAQQPPGRTIGSRVPEDITVLPTVKVVTPYPLKFQRYSATDEPYTSVVQ, from the coding sequence ATGGGTGTGAGAGATACAGTACGATCTCATTGGGCTACCTTGGGGACAAAATCCGATAGTAAGCCGGTTGTTCCAACAACGATAGGTTCAGGGCGGAATGTGTCAACTGCAGCGCCAGTTGCTGCTACCGCACCAGTTTATAGCCCTTTTAAAGTGGTAAAAAGTGTCATTTTCGATGGTGATTCAAGACAACCAGATATGTTCGAGTTGAATGATGTACTTTCGGACCCATCATTGAATGAAGTCTGGTTATTTTCCTttggatttcaaatcaatctTATCATGTCCCCGATCAAAGATCACGTTAAAGTTCATATAGTGGGTCAATTGAACACAATCAATTCGGAACAACCGATATCGCATTATGCAAACCTGAAAGTGCATCGAGTTGATATTCCCTCGCCTTGGGGTTGTCATCATTCCAAGATTATTTTCTCGTTTCATCAAAATGGGACGATGAGAATGCATGTACCGTCATTTAATCTATCTCGTGAAGAGATGAACTTGGTTCAGCAGACAGTATGGACCTCACCCCTGTTATACGAGAAGTCAGAAACAGTAccgaaaaagaaatccCGGTTTGAGGACGAATTATTGGAGTACCTTAATTCGTACTCATCGTATACGTCATTATATGGTTTGATTGCATCTTTAAAGCGGTACAAATGGCATGTCTTGGACGAACAAAATTGTCAATTTGTGTACTCAACCCCATATAACGGTGGTTTGACACAATTGAAGTCGTGTTTGAGAGCATCTGGTATGAAATTGCATGgcgatgaagaagatgatgatcttTCATTTGTAAATCTTTTCATACAGGTAAGTTCTATGGGGAACCCATTCAGAAAAAAATTCGATCTCCTACAGGACGTTATGATACCGTACTTATACACCGATTGGTTCGAAAAGGATGGGTACGataaaaaattgaaatccaAGGAATATACGACACCGTTCCTAGCGCACTCGACATTGGTATGGCCTACTAAAACCGAGATCAAAGAGTGTATGACACAGGGGCTAAGTGCAAATTGGTTTTTTTACAAAAGATCAGAACAAACTGAGAGGAAAGTAGTGCCTTGTTTAAGAAAACATGTCCCTCTGCCAACAAACGCGACACAGTCCGATAAGAATAGGCATATGGTTCCAAGCCATACCAAATATTATATACAATTCACAGATGAAAATACACTCAAGCGACCAGATTGGATACTACTCACCAGTCATAACCTTTCCCAAGCTGCATGGGGTCCCAGCCCACTAAAAAAACCTACCAATTACGAATGCGGTATTCTATACACGACAACCATGGGGAGAAACAAAGTACGGTTAACACTAGCAAGTGCCCAACAACCGCCAGGAAGAACAATTGGGTCAAGGGTACCCGAAGACATAACTGTTCTGCCCACAGTAAAAGTGGTGACGCCGTATCCATTGAAATTTCAGCGTTACTCAGCAACTGACGAACCTTATACCTCTGTCGTTCAATGA
- the MET13 gene encoding methylenetetrahydrofolate reductase (NAD(P)H) MET13 (similar to uniprot|P53128 Saccharomyces cerevisiae YGL125W MET13 Isozyme of methylenetetrahydrofolate reductase catalyzes the reduction of 5 10-methylenetetrahydrofolate to 5-methyltetrahydrofolate in the methionine biosynthesis pathway) — MRISQKLQRAHEEREDATFSFEFFVPKTSQGVQNLYERMDRMYQTQPEFIDITWNAGGRLSMLSTDLVATSQGVLGLETCMHLTCTNMPVSQIDDALKKAYDAGCENILALRGDPPINSLGEEEEWKPCENGFRYAKDLVSYIREQYGDHFDIGVAAYPEGHPECDCDDKLLLHLKEKVDCGADFMVTQMFYDVDKFLDWCARVREAGISIPIIPGIMPITSYPSFIRRTQWCQINVPDNFLELLEPVKDDDQLVRDVGTELMVELCQKLLDSGYVNHLHMYTMNLEKASLMILEKLDLLKRSNVGKDVIEPLEPLPWRKSLNPKRRNELVRPIFWQKRPYSYVARTSLWNEDEFPNGRFGDSSSPAYGDLDLCGHSLIRQSVKKSIELWSTPQTLDDMSNLVTSYLEGKLKCLPWSDVPLNHEVDDILKHLIDLNKHHIFTINSQPKVNGKPSTDPVVGWGPTKGYVYQKEYLEFLLPREKLPLFQEICQEHSDHLTYFAIDSQDNLATNHPEDSRANAVTWGVFPGSEILQPTIVEKASFLAWKEEFFTILKEWKLTFVEHKATESVNLVNHIIDNYVLINVVDNDFISTNDTIYDLLQQLY, encoded by the coding sequence ATGAGAATCTCTCAGAAGTTACAGCGAGCGCATGAGGAGCGCGAGGATGCTACGTTCTCGTTCGAGTTctttgttccaaaaacATCTCAGGGTGTCCAAAACTTATACGAACGTATGGATCGTATGTATCAGACCCAACCTGAATTTATTGATATCACATGGAACGCCGGTGGTCGTCTAAGCATGCTTTCCACGGACCTTGTGGCCACATCTCAAGGTGTTTTAGGACTTGAGACGTGTATGCACTTAACATGTACCAACATGCCAGTGTCACAGATCGATGATGCTTTAAAGAAGGCTTACGATGCGGGATGTGAAAATATTCTTGCGTTGAGAGGTGATCCACCTATCAATTCTTtaggagaagaagaagaatggaaGCCTTGTGAAAACGGATTCAGATACGCCAAGGATTTAGTTTCTTACATACGTGAACAATACGGGGACCATTTTGATATTGGTGTAGCTGCTTATCCTGAAGGTCATCCTGAATGTGACTGCGATGACAAACTGTTGCTTCATTTGAAGGAGAAAGTGGACTGTGGTGCCGATTTCATGGTTACTCAGATGTTTTACGATGTCGATAAATTCCTTGACTGGTGTGCTAGAGTACGTGAGGCCGGTATCTCCATCCCTATCATCCCAGGGATTATGCCTATCACATCATATCCTTCTTTCATTCGTAGAACGCAGTGGTGTCAAATCAATGTTCCTGACAATTTCCTCGAACTATTGGAACCAGTGAAGGATGACGATCAATTGGTTAGAGATGTAGGAACAGAGTTGATGGTAGAACTTTGTCAAAAGTTGCTTGATTCAGGTTATGTCAACCATTTGCATATGTACACTATGAACTTAGAAAAGGCATCATTAATGATCTTGGAGAAATTAGATTTGTTAAAGAGGAGTAACGTTGGTAAGGATGTCATAGAACCATTGGAACCTCTACCTTGGAGGAAATCGTTGAATCCAAAGAGAAGGAACGAATTGGTCCGTCCAATCTTTTGGCAAAAAAGACCATATTCATACGTCGCAAGAACCTCCTTGTGGAACGAGGACGAATTCCCTAACGGTCGTTTCGGTGACTCTTCATCTCCAGCCTACGGTGATTTAGATCTTTGTGGTCATTCTTTGATTAGACAATCTGTAAAGAAATCCATCGAATTATGGAGTACTCCACAGACCTTGGATGACATGTCAAACTTGGTAACCTCGTATTTGGAAGGGAAACTTAAGTGTTTGCCATGGTCGGATGTTCCATTGAACCACGAAGTTGATGACATTTTGAAACATTTGATCGATCTTAACAAACACCACATTTTTACCATTAACTCTCAACCAAAGGTCAACGGAAAACCATCCACAGATCCTGTGGTAGGCTGGGGTCCTACTAAAGGTTACGTTTACCAAAAAGAATATCTAGAATTTTTATTACCAAGAGAAAAGTTACCAttattccaagaaatttGCCAAGAACACAGCGATCATCTGACTTACTTCGCCATCGATTCTCAAGATAATCTAGCGACAAACCATccagaagattcaagaGCCAATGCCGTGACTTGGGGTGTTTTCCCTGGAAGTGAAATTTTACAACCAACTATTGTGGAAAAAGCGTCCTTCCTAGCATGGAAGGAAGAGTTCTTCACtatcttgaaagaatggAAATTGACCTTCGTGGAACATAAGGCAACAGAATCGGTAAACTTGGTCAATCACATCATCGACAATTACGTTTTGATCAACGTTGTTGATAACGATTTCATTTCAACGAACGACACAATCTACGATCTTCTACAGCAGTTGTACTAG